A single Thermosynechococcus vestitus BP-1 DNA region contains:
- a CDS encoding TlyA family rRNA (cytidine-2'-O)-methyltransferase translates to MTPRKQRLDSLLVERHLCESRQQAQRWIRAGAVHVNHIPIDKPGTLVAVDATIQVKAKPAYVSRGGEKLAHALGVFPVVVRDRVCLDGGISTGGFTDCLLQAGAQLVYGIDVGYGQVDWKLRQDPRLILRERTNLRYLTPADLYTDDGPRPDLGVVDVSFISLTKVLPALWELLLPPRELIALIKPQFEVGRDRLGKNGVVRDAKARQEAVDQVITAAAALGWQCYGVTPSPILGPAGNQEFLAHFCCGANGVLENEMVSSS, encoded by the coding sequence ATGACTCCCCGAAAGCAACGCTTGGATAGTCTTCTTGTGGAGCGGCATCTGTGTGAGAGCCGCCAACAGGCCCAACGCTGGATTCGTGCTGGCGCAGTTCACGTCAACCATATTCCCATTGATAAGCCGGGGACGCTGGTGGCTGTGGATGCCACGATTCAGGTAAAAGCAAAACCCGCCTATGTTTCGCGGGGGGGTGAAAAGCTGGCCCATGCCTTAGGGGTCTTTCCGGTGGTGGTGCGCGATCGCGTGTGTTTGGATGGCGGTATTTCCACGGGCGGCTTTACGGATTGTCTGCTGCAAGCGGGAGCCCAATTGGTCTATGGCATTGATGTGGGCTATGGCCAAGTGGATTGGAAGCTGCGCCAGGACCCGCGCCTTATTCTCAGGGAACGCACTAACCTGCGTTATCTAACCCCCGCCGATCTGTACACCGACGATGGCCCCCGACCCGATCTAGGCGTGGTGGATGTCTCTTTTATTTCCCTAACTAAGGTGTTGCCGGCCCTCTGGGAATTACTGCTGCCGCCGCGAGAGCTGATTGCTCTCATTAAGCCGCAATTTGAAGTGGGGCGCGATCGCCTCGGCAAAAATGGTGTGGTGCGCGATGCCAAGGCGCGTCAAGAAGCGGTGGATCAGGTGATAACCGCAGCCGCAGCTTTAGGGTGGCAGTGCTACGGTGTCACTCCCTCGCCGATTTTGGGGCCTGCGGGCAATCAGGAATTCCTTGCCCACTTTTGCTGTGGGGCGAATGGTGTCCTAGAAAACGAGATGGTGTCATCATCCTGA
- a CDS encoding ABC transporter substrate-binding protein: MAQRLLRGCLVLLLSLLLVACGGEGSHQGDASIVIGTTARLRTLDPADAYENLAGLLLFNLGDRLYTYKGNDLIPQLATALPEVSDDGLTYRIPLRRGVYFHDGTPFNAAAMAFSLQRFISSGGQPASLLAGRVKEIKAIADDLLEIRLREPFVAFPHLLAFSGLCAVSPTAYGAAGNRFLPTQFVGTGPYRLAAYRTDGVRLEPFADYWGTKPENAGIRVQIFSSSANLYNAFRTGAVDVAIGALDPNQIRALKTQAPTRHWQVITGAGNAVTVLSINMRQPPWDQLAARQVLAASVNRQRLVERVFLGEAEPLYSLVPSVFPVSEPVFRDRYGDGHSSQIEHWLQKTTISAQQPLVVNLWYRANVPSNVLAATVLKASLERDLGDRVQVQLDSADAATIYRNLESGAYPLVLLDWYGDFYDADNYLEPFLSCDRGSVATGCERGASAAWGSFFYSPEANDLIAASRREANPQRRGALLRQLQELNAEAVAFLPLWQSETTLFAQPPLRGLALDVNQLFAFAPLRKDQ, encoded by the coding sequence GTGGCACAACGGCTACTACGGGGATGTCTTGTACTGTTGTTGAGCCTGCTGCTGGTTGCCTGTGGCGGTGAGGGGTCGCACCAAGGGGATGCCAGTATTGTCATTGGCACGACGGCTCGCCTGCGCACCCTTGACCCCGCTGATGCCTACGAAAACTTAGCGGGCCTGCTCCTATTCAATTTGGGCGATCGCCTCTATACCTACAAAGGCAACGACCTCATTCCCCAACTGGCCACTGCCTTACCCGAAGTCAGCGACGATGGCCTCACCTACCGCATTCCCCTGCGGCGGGGGGTTTACTTCCACGATGGTACGCCCTTTAATGCTGCCGCCATGGCCTTTTCCCTGCAGCGATTTATAAGTAGTGGGGGCCAGCCCGCCTCCCTGCTCGCCGGACGAGTCAAAGAAATCAAGGCGATCGCCGACGACTTGCTGGAAATTCGCCTTCGGGAACCCTTCGTGGCTTTTCCCCATTTGTTGGCCTTTAGTGGCCTGTGTGCCGTTTCTCCTACGGCCTATGGCGCAGCGGGGAATCGCTTCTTGCCGACCCAATTTGTGGGCACAGGCCCTTACCGCCTAGCGGCCTACAGGACGGATGGGGTGCGCCTTGAACCCTTTGCGGACTATTGGGGCACTAAGCCGGAAAATGCTGGCATTCGCGTGCAAATCTTCTCCAGTAGTGCCAATCTCTACAATGCCTTTCGCACGGGGGCAGTGGATGTGGCCATCGGTGCTCTCGACCCCAATCAAATTCGTGCCCTCAAGACTCAAGCGCCAACAAGGCACTGGCAGGTCATTACGGGGGCAGGCAACGCTGTGACTGTCCTAAGCATCAATATGCGCCAACCCCCTTGGGATCAATTGGCGGCGCGGCAGGTTTTGGCTGCGAGTGTGAATCGTCAGCGCCTCGTGGAGCGAGTCTTTTTGGGGGAAGCAGAACCCCTGTACTCCCTCGTGCCGAGTGTATTTCCTGTGAGTGAGCCTGTCTTTCGCGATCGCTATGGAGACGGTCATTCTAGCCAAATAGAGCACTGGTTGCAGAAGACGACGATTTCAGCGCAGCAGCCCTTGGTGGTCAACCTTTGGTACCGTGCCAATGTTCCCAGTAATGTCTTGGCGGCAACGGTTCTGAAAGCTTCCCTAGAGCGGGATTTGGGCGATCGCGTTCAGGTGCAACTAGACAGTGCCGATGCCGCTACGATCTACCGCAATTTAGAAAGTGGCGCCTATCCCTTGGTCTTGCTTGACTGGTACGGTGATTTTTACGATGCCGATAACTACCTTGAACCCTTCCTGAGTTGCGATCGCGGTTCTGTAGCCACCGGCTGTGAAAGGGGTGCCAGTGCTGCGTGGGGGTCGTTTTTCTACAGTCCTGAGGCCAATGACCTGATTGCTGCCAGTCGCCGTGAGGCCAATCCCCAACGCCGCGGCGCGCTCTTGCGTCAGCTTCAGGAACTCAATGCTGAGGCCGTGGCTTTTTTGCCCCTGTGGCAGAGTGAAACCACCCTCTTTGCCCAACCCCCGTTGCGGGGGTTAGCCCTTGATGTCAACCAGCTCTTTGCCTTTGCCCCTCTGCGGAAGGATCAATGA
- a CDS encoding DUF4359 domain-containing protein has translation MKVPLLSQIMARPLWCGGGAFFLLGMIAACLTNPTPADYQRRTATEMNTFLLTQVCPEIINRNSAIARVALEVCDQLESRSIEDIERYIAYNTQSYNLGVATLFVTELPMQTIWSLGLFGQIIPLRR, from the coding sequence ATGAAAGTGCCTCTCCTTTCCCAAATCATGGCACGCCCTCTCTGGTGCGGCGGGGGGGCCTTCTTTCTGTTGGGGATGATTGCGGCCTGCCTCACCAATCCCACCCCTGCCGACTATCAACGCCGGACCGCAACGGAAATGAACACCTTCCTTTTGACTCAGGTGTGCCCAGAGATCATCAATCGCAATAGCGCGATCGCCAGGGTGGCCTTGGAGGTCTGCGATCAACTCGAATCCCGCTCAATAGAAGACATTGAACGCTACATTGCCTACAACACCCAATCCTACAATCTTGGCGTTGCTACCCTTTTTGTTACCGAACTGCCGATGCAAACCATCTGGAGCCTCGGCCTCTTTGGTCAAATTATTCCGCTAAGGCGATAA
- a CDS encoding AAA-like domain-containing protein — MIGKTLGGRYKLIRVLGAGNFGQTFLAEDVHRPIRAKCVVKYLRPARRDAAFLPLARSLFQREAQILERLGTHDQIPRLLAYFEEDNEFYLVQDFIEGQVLRQELLLGSGWPEARVIELLHDALGILSFVHQCGVIHRDIKPDNLIRRQFDQRLVLIDFGAVKEMGVSIGGGTLVGDANPQTIAIGTPGYMAPEQAQGRPRPASDLYSLGMVAVQALTGLSPLQLSQNPYGCWCWQATEPVSDRLVQFVNKLIHPSPYERFATAADALAGLQQVEVPKSFWFRLGKFLRTPLQDLWRSPKTGEVLPPPLPPVSTLSPQASEPKPVSSPPAATTALPNQGRRIFISHSSHGTDLQLASALQEALQKAGHQPFMASQSIRLGEAWAQRIDQELKQCDFFVLLLSQTAAQSEMVLEEVRTVKQLQAQRGDRRPLILPVRVNFPLDMPLNYELRGYLHRLQQRFWRSPADTDTLLQEILDLVNATTAPVATRSDAPQETIAEPDQRNTFVADGPPVPVAEPELPEGQVEVASAFYIERPPIEQRCRETLLQPGSLIRIKAPRQMGKTSLMARLLYRATQEGYGTVPLSFQLADAQVFSDLEKLLRWLCASVGRRLGLENRLNEYWDDIFGSKYNCTAYFEEYLLPNCQKLGTQFESRPLVLGLDEVDRVFEYPAVASDFFGLLRAWHEEGKNRDIWRNLRLIVVHGTEVYIPLDINQSPFNVGLAIDLPEFTQEQIAELCRLHGLSLSEGQLQDLQHLVGGHPYLIRLSLYHLARQDLTWQELMANAASETGLYRDHLRRQWWHLQQQEDLVPAFRKILQADNGSVVDSTIGFKLHSLGLITLEGNLAKVRCDLYRRYFGDRLH; from the coding sequence ATGATTGGGAAAACCCTTGGCGGGCGCTATAAACTCATTCGAGTCTTGGGTGCTGGGAACTTTGGCCAAACGTTTCTGGCAGAGGACGTTCATCGCCCCATTCGGGCCAAGTGTGTTGTTAAATATCTGCGCCCTGCTCGTAGAGATGCGGCCTTTCTCCCTTTGGCGCGATCGCTTTTTCAACGCGAGGCACAAATTCTAGAGCGGCTGGGCACTCATGACCAAATCCCCCGCCTCCTTGCCTACTTTGAGGAGGACAACGAGTTTTACCTTGTCCAGGACTTCATTGAGGGGCAAGTCCTCCGGCAGGAATTGTTGCTGGGCTCTGGGTGGCCAGAGGCACGGGTGATTGAGCTGCTCCACGATGCCCTTGGAATTCTCAGCTTTGTGCATCAATGTGGTGTCATCCACCGCGATATTAAACCCGATAACTTGATTCGTCGCCAATTCGATCAGCGCTTGGTACTCATTGATTTTGGTGCGGTGAAGGAAATGGGGGTCTCCATTGGCGGCGGCACTTTAGTGGGAGATGCAAATCCCCAGACGATCGCCATTGGCACCCCGGGGTATATGGCCCCAGAGCAAGCCCAAGGAAGGCCCCGGCCGGCCAGCGATCTCTATTCCTTGGGCATGGTGGCTGTACAGGCATTAACGGGGTTGAGTCCCCTGCAACTCAGCCAAAACCCCTACGGCTGTTGGTGTTGGCAAGCCACTGAACCGGTGAGCGATCGCCTAGTGCAGTTTGTCAATAAGCTCATTCACCCTTCTCCCTACGAACGCTTTGCTACGGCTGCCGATGCCCTTGCCGGCCTGCAACAGGTAGAGGTGCCCAAATCGTTTTGGTTCCGCCTTGGCAAATTTCTCAGAACTCCCCTGCAAGACCTCTGGCGATCGCCAAAAACGGGGGAGGTGCTCCCCCCTCCACTACCCCCTGTTTCTACGCTATCCCCCCAAGCCAGCGAACCCAAACCAGTCTCCTCGCCACCGGCAGCCACCACTGCCCTTCCCAACCAAGGTCGCCGTATTTTTATCAGTCACTCCAGTCACGGCACCGATTTGCAATTGGCAAGTGCCCTCCAAGAGGCGTTGCAAAAGGCGGGTCACCAACCCTTTATGGCTAGCCAAAGTATCCGCCTCGGGGAGGCATGGGCACAGCGGATTGATCAGGAGCTCAAACAGTGTGATTTTTTTGTTCTGTTGCTCTCGCAAACGGCAGCTCAAAGTGAAATGGTGCTCGAGGAAGTCCGCACCGTCAAACAGTTGCAAGCCCAACGGGGCGATCGCCGTCCCTTGATCTTGCCTGTGCGGGTCAATTTTCCCCTGGATATGCCCTTGAACTATGAGCTGCGGGGCTACCTGCATCGACTGCAACAGCGCTTCTGGCGATCGCCAGCGGATACCGACACCCTGCTGCAAGAAATTCTCGACTTGGTGAATGCGACCACTGCCCCTGTGGCCACCCGTAGCGATGCCCCCCAAGAAACCATTGCTGAACCGGATCAAAGAAATACATTCGTCGCTGATGGTCCCCCTGTTCCCGTGGCTGAGCCGGAACTGCCGGAAGGGCAGGTGGAAGTAGCCTCGGCGTTTTATATTGAGCGGCCTCCTATTGAGCAGCGTTGCCGGGAAACCCTCTTGCAACCCGGCTCTCTGATTCGCATCAAAGCTCCCCGCCAAATGGGCAAAACCTCACTCATGGCCCGGCTGCTGTACCGCGCCACCCAAGAGGGCTATGGTACTGTTCCTCTCAGTTTCCAACTGGCGGATGCCCAAGTCTTCAGTGATTTGGAAAAACTACTGCGTTGGCTCTGTGCCAGTGTTGGACGGCGCCTAGGGCTAGAAAACCGCCTCAATGAGTATTGGGATGACATTTTTGGCAGTAAATATAACTGCACTGCCTATTTTGAGGAGTATCTCTTACCCAATTGCCAAAAACTGGGGACACAATTTGAGAGTCGCCCCCTTGTTCTCGGCTTAGACGAAGTGGATCGAGTGTTTGAATATCCGGCAGTGGCCAGTGACTTCTTTGGCCTGTTGCGGGCATGGCATGAAGAGGGCAAAAACCGCGATATTTGGCGCAACCTCCGTCTAATTGTGGTTCATGGCACCGAGGTTTACATTCCCCTTGATATTAACCAATCCCCCTTTAACGTTGGCTTAGCCATTGATCTGCCGGAATTCACCCAAGAACAAATCGCTGAGTTGTGCCGCCTTCACGGCCTGAGTCTTTCAGAAGGCCAGCTTCAAGATCTGCAGCACTTAGTGGGGGGGCATCCCTACCTGATTCGTCTGAGTCTGTATCATCTCGCCCGCCAAGACCTCACATGGCAGGAGCTAATGGCCAATGCAGCCTCAGAAACGGGGTTATATCGAGATCACCTGCGGCGACAGTGGTGGCATCTCCAGCAGCAGGAAGACCTAGTACCCGCCTTTAGGAAGATTCTGCAAGCAGACAACGGCAGTGTGGTTGATAGCACCATTGGCTTTAAGCTCCACAGTTTGGGACTGATTACCCTAGAGGGGAATTTGGCGAAGGTGCGCTGTGATCTTTACCGCCGCTATTTTGGCGATCGCCTGCATTAG
- a CDS encoding ATP-binding protein — translation MPSMTLMYVAPQWQTLAFPSTLFLQPILEILISDLPPPYKEEIRLGLQEALVNAVRHGNQLNPEKLVLVRYTFSPDQCWWVITDQGDGFSPPSHVSETADELLPAADCECGRGLFLIYAIFDEVYWNAKGTELRLCKYLIPTDQNRLS, via the coding sequence ATGCCGTCTATGACGTTAATGTACGTTGCGCCTCAGTGGCAGACCCTAGCATTTCCCTCGACACTTTTTCTGCAGCCCATCCTAGAGATTCTGATCAGTGATCTTCCCCCCCCATACAAAGAGGAAATTAGGCTAGGTCTCCAAGAAGCCCTCGTTAATGCGGTTCGCCACGGCAATCAACTCAACCCCGAAAAGTTAGTGCTGGTGCGTTATACCTTTTCTCCTGATCAGTGCTGGTGGGTGATTACGGATCAGGGGGACGGCTTCTCTCCCCCCAGTCATGTTTCGGAAACCGCTGATGAGTTGTTACCCGCCGCCGACTGTGAATGTGGTCGGGGCTTATTTTTAATCTATGCGATCTTTGATGAGGTCTATTGGAACGCTAAGGGTACTGAACTGAGGCTGTGCAAGTATCTCATCCCAACCGATCAGAATCGCTTGAGCTAG
- a CDS encoding branched-chain amino acid transaminase: MSDFLPYAYLNGQFVPFEEAKISVATHALHYGTAALGGLRGLPNPANPKEILLFRLEDHCRRLSRSAYYLGYELPTSEIKARIIEWVQKNQPRVPFYIRPLVYTSGLGIAPRLHDIEKDFLIYGLPLGDYLAATGVTCRISSWQRQCDRSFPLRGKLTTSYIVSALAKTEAVSSGFDEAILLNEQGKVCEATGMNLFLVREGQLITPSVDQDILEGITRRSVIELAQAAGVKVMERPVDRTELLIADEVFLTGTAARIVPVSRIETYTLPSDRPLTLQLQKQLQAIVEGREPQYRHWVDVIPL; the protein is encoded by the coding sequence ATGAGTGACTTTCTTCCCTACGCCTACCTCAACGGTCAATTTGTGCCCTTTGAAGAAGCCAAAATTTCCGTAGCTACCCATGCCCTTCACTACGGAACAGCTGCCCTAGGGGGCTTGCGGGGTCTTCCCAATCCCGCTAATCCTAAGGAAATACTTCTGTTCCGCCTTGAGGATCACTGTCGGCGCCTTAGTCGCAGTGCCTATTATCTGGGCTATGAATTGCCCACCAGTGAGATTAAAGCAAGAATCATTGAGTGGGTGCAGAAAAATCAACCCAGGGTGCCTTTCTATATTCGACCCTTGGTTTACACTTCTGGGCTAGGGATCGCCCCTCGGCTCCACGATATTGAAAAGGATTTTCTCATTTACGGCCTGCCCCTTGGAGATTATCTTGCAGCGACCGGCGTTACCTGCCGCATTAGTTCTTGGCAGCGGCAGTGCGATCGCTCGTTTCCCCTACGGGGCAAGTTGACCACCTCCTACATTGTCTCCGCTTTGGCCAAAACAGAGGCCGTTTCCAGCGGCTTTGATGAGGCGATTCTCCTCAACGAGCAGGGGAAAGTTTGTGAAGCCACCGGGATGAATCTCTTTTTGGTGCGGGAGGGGCAACTGATTACCCCCAGTGTGGATCAGGATATTCTGGAGGGCATCACCCGCCGCAGTGTCATTGAATTGGCCCAAGCAGCCGGTGTTAAGGTGATGGAGCGACCCGTGGATCGCACGGAACTGTTGATTGCCGATGAGGTCTTTTTGACCGGTACGGCGGCGCGAATTGTGCCCGTCAGTCGTATTGAGACCTACACTCTGCCCAGCGATCGCCCCCTGACACTCCAACTGCAAAAACAATTACAGGCGATCGTTGAAGGCCGAGAGCCGCAGTATCGCCATTGGGTTGATGTCATTCCGCTCTAG
- a CDS encoding DUF389 domain-containing protein: MKHRLLHWLYQAQSFRYHRRTPESLNQLTQRLYTESHLNVPYLVLIVTSCAIATFGLLANSAAVIIGAMIIAPLMAPIRGLAFASLSGDIKLFRDAAIALGTGTVVAIGMSWVIGLFVRLEMYGSEIMARSQPTLLDLGIAVVAGAVSAYAIAEPRVSNTLAGTAIAVALMPPVCTIGLGLAQGNARLTLGATLLYLTNLLGIALACMVLFVICGYIPLRRSRRPLLIAGALTAVLVVPLAISFGRLLQQARLQYQVRQALVRGTLTFQRLDLLSTETDWVSNPPIVRLNVRASEPVTPKQVRLMEEFIHQRMGRPFRLVLQVSTVEEITAEDSKP; this comes from the coding sequence ATGAAACACCGCCTCCTCCATTGGTTGTATCAAGCACAATCCTTCCGCTACCACCGCCGCACACCAGAGAGCCTCAATCAACTGACCCAGAGGCTTTATACGGAATCCCACTTGAATGTTCCCTATCTCGTCTTGATTGTTACTTCCTGTGCGATCGCCACCTTTGGACTATTGGCCAATAGTGCAGCGGTAATTATTGGGGCAATGATCATTGCTCCCTTGATGGCACCCATTCGGGGGCTAGCCTTTGCCTCTCTGAGTGGCGATATCAAACTTTTTCGAGACGCAGCGATCGCTCTAGGGACAGGTACCGTAGTTGCTATTGGGATGTCGTGGGTGATTGGCCTGTTTGTGCGTCTTGAAATGTACGGGAGTGAAATTATGGCTCGCTCCCAACCCACACTCCTTGATCTTGGTATTGCCGTTGTGGCCGGTGCTGTGAGTGCTTACGCGATCGCTGAACCTCGTGTTTCTAATACCCTAGCCGGCACCGCCATCGCTGTTGCCCTAATGCCACCGGTGTGCACCATTGGCCTAGGCCTTGCCCAAGGAAATGCCCGCCTGACCCTGGGGGCAACCCTGCTGTATCTGACGAACCTGCTGGGCATTGCCCTTGCCTGCATGGTTCTGTTTGTTATCTGCGGCTATATTCCCCTACGACGAAGTCGGCGTCCACTGCTCATTGCGGGGGCTTTAACGGCTGTCTTAGTCGTACCGCTGGCCATCAGTTTTGGTCGCCTTCTGCAGCAGGCGCGCCTACAGTATCAGGTACGGCAAGCGCTGGTGCGGGGTACCCTCACCTTTCAGCGGCTCGATTTACTGAGTACGGAGACCGACTGGGTCAGTAATCCACCAATTGTGCGCCTGAATGTACGCGCCAGTGAACCGGTCACCCCCAAGCAAGTGAGACTCATGGAAGAGTTTATCCATCAGCGCATGGGTCGCCCTTTTCGCTTAGTCCTCCAGGTGTCCACGGTTGAAGAAATCACCGCAGAGGACTCAAAACCGTAG
- a CDS encoding MEKHLA domain-containing protein, whose product MEPWLQPAALQQARRICVSFQRWTGRSLLPYPAEDDCSLGQQLFYWSQPVLSHGSEADPILNYGNQAALTLWEYPWLNWVRLPSRFTAEPMAQAERAALLAQADRQGYADNYSGIRISRTGRRFRIENACIWTVLDEAGNRVGQAATFDQWHFL is encoded by the coding sequence ATGGAACCTTGGTTACAGCCAGCGGCACTCCAGCAGGCACGACGCATTTGTGTTAGTTTTCAGCGATGGACGGGGCGATCGCTCCTCCCCTATCCTGCTGAGGACGACTGTAGCCTGGGGCAGCAATTATTTTACTGGTCCCAGCCTGTGCTATCCCATGGCAGTGAGGCGGATCCAATTCTCAATTACGGCAACCAAGCTGCCCTCACTCTCTGGGAATACCCCTGGCTAAACTGGGTGCGGCTTCCCTCGCGCTTTACAGCTGAACCAATGGCTCAAGCTGAACGGGCCGCACTTCTCGCCCAAGCTGACCGCCAAGGGTATGCCGATAACTACAGTGGCATTCGGATCTCCCGCACAGGACGACGGTTTCGCATTGAAAATGCTTGCATCTGGACGGTTTTAGATGAGGCAGGCAATCGAGTGGGACAGGCCGCCACCTTTGACCAGTGGCACTTCCTGTAG
- a CDS encoding pyridoxal-phosphate-dependent aminotransferase family protein, translated as MQDKSMLMIPGPTPVPESVLLSLSKHPIGHRSGDFSEIMAAVTAGLKWLHQTTNDVLILTASGTGAMEAGIINFLSAGDRVLVGCNGKFGDRWGEVCDAYGLKTERITAPWGQPLNPDDFKAALEADTAKTIKAVIVTHSETSTGVINDLEAINRHVKAHGQALIIVDAVTSLGAVSVPIDEWGLDVVGSGSQKGYMIPPGLAFVSVSAKAWEAYKTATLPKFYLDLGKYRKDAAKNTTPFTPPVNLFFALKTALEMMQAEGLETIFARHRRLMQATRAAMKALNLPLYAPDECASPAITAVAPQGVEAEKIRNLMKKRFDIALAGGQDHLKGQIFRIGHLGFVSDRDILAAVSALEAVLGELGYNNFTPGAGVAAASRVLTAP; from the coding sequence ATGCAAGATAAATCGATGTTAATGATTCCGGGTCCGACGCCGGTGCCCGAATCCGTTCTTTTGTCCCTCAGTAAACATCCTATTGGCCATCGCAGCGGTGACTTTAGCGAGATCATGGCAGCGGTGACGGCAGGGTTGAAATGGCTGCATCAGACGACGAATGATGTGCTGATTCTGACGGCCAGCGGCACAGGGGCAATGGAAGCCGGGATCATTAACTTTCTGAGTGCGGGCGATCGCGTCCTTGTGGGCTGTAACGGCAAATTTGGCGATCGCTGGGGGGAAGTGTGCGATGCCTATGGCCTGAAGACGGAGCGCATTACTGCCCCTTGGGGACAACCCCTCAACCCCGATGACTTCAAAGCAGCCCTGGAGGCGGACACGGCTAAAACCATCAAAGCAGTGATCGTTACCCACAGCGAAACCTCAACGGGGGTGATCAACGACTTAGAGGCGATTAATCGCCATGTTAAAGCCCACGGCCAAGCCCTAATCATCGTGGATGCGGTCACCAGTCTCGGCGCTGTGAGTGTCCCTATTGATGAGTGGGGACTGGATGTGGTTGGTTCTGGTTCCCAAAAGGGCTATATGATTCCACCGGGGTTGGCCTTTGTCAGTGTTAGCGCCAAAGCATGGGAAGCCTACAAAACGGCAACGCTGCCCAAGTTCTATCTTGACCTTGGCAAATACCGCAAAGACGCCGCCAAGAACACAACCCCCTTTACGCCACCCGTGAATCTCTTTTTTGCCCTAAAGACCGCACTGGAGATGATGCAGGCGGAGGGTCTAGAGACTATCTTTGCTCGCCACCGGCGCTTGATGCAGGCCACCCGTGCGGCCATGAAGGCACTCAACTTGCCCCTCTATGCGCCGGATGAGTGTGCTAGTCCCGCCATTACTGCCGTCGCACCCCAAGGGGTGGAGGCCGAAAAGATTCGCAACCTGATGAAAAAACGCTTTGACATTGCCCTAGCCGGTGGGCAAGATCACCTCAAGGGACAGATTTTCCGCATAGGTCACTTGGGCTTTGTGAGCGATCGCGATATTTTGGCAGCTGTCAGTGCCCTTGAAGCCGTGCTGGGAGAATTGGGCTACAACAACTTTACTCCAGGCGCTGGGGTAGCCGCCGCTAGTCGTGTATTGACCGCACCTTAA
- a CDS encoding type I glyceraldehyde-3-phosphate dehydrogenase produces the protein MVRVAINGFGRIGRNFMRCWLQRKANSKLEIVGINDTSDPRTNAHLLKYDSMLGIFQDAEITADDDCIYAGGHAVKCVSDRNPENLPWSAWGIDLVIEATGVFTSREGASKHLSAGAKKVLITAPGKGNIPTYVVGVNHHTYDPSEDIVSNASCTTNCLAPIVKVLHEAFGIQQGMMTTTHSYTGDQRLLDASHRDLRRARAAAMNIVPTSTGAAKAVGLVIPELQGKLNGIALRVPTPNVSVVDFVAQVEKPTIAEQVNQVIKEASETTMKGIIHYSELELVSSDYRGHNASSILDASLTMVLGGNLVKVVAWYDNEWGYSQRVLDLAEHMAAHWA, from the coding sequence GTGGTTAGAGTCGCTATCAATGGTTTTGGGCGCATCGGTCGGAACTTCATGCGTTGCTGGTTACAGCGGAAAGCCAATAGCAAGCTAGAGATTGTAGGCATCAACGATACCTCCGATCCCCGCACCAATGCCCATTTGCTAAAGTATGACTCGATGTTGGGCATTTTCCAGGATGCCGAAATCACTGCTGACGACGACTGTATCTATGCCGGCGGCCATGCGGTTAAATGCGTGTCTGATCGCAACCCTGAAAATCTGCCTTGGAGCGCTTGGGGAATTGATCTGGTCATTGAAGCCACGGGGGTCTTTACCAGCCGTGAGGGGGCAAGCAAACACCTGAGCGCCGGTGCGAAAAAAGTTCTGATCACAGCACCCGGCAAAGGCAACATCCCCACCTATGTGGTCGGGGTAAATCACCACACCTACGATCCGAGTGAGGATATCGTCAGCAATGCCAGTTGCACCACCAACTGCCTAGCCCCCATTGTCAAAGTGCTCCATGAAGCCTTTGGCATTCAGCAGGGGATGATGACGACAACCCACAGTTACACTGGGGATCAACGCCTGCTCGATGCGAGTCACCGCGATCTGCGGCGAGCCCGGGCAGCAGCGATGAACATTGTGCCCACTTCTACGGGGGCTGCTAAGGCAGTCGGGCTAGTGATTCCTGAATTGCAAGGGAAGCTAAACGGGATTGCCCTGCGGGTACCCACGCCCAATGTTTCTGTGGTCGACTTTGTCGCTCAGGTGGAAAAACCCACCATTGCTGAGCAGGTCAACCAGGTCATCAAGGAGGCCTCTGAAACCACTATGAAGGGGATTATCCACTACAGTGAACTGGAGCTTGTGTCTTCCGACTATCGGGGTCACAATGCCTCCTCAATTTTGGATGCGTCCCTAACGATGGTGCTGGGGGGCAATTTAGTGAAAGTGGTGGCTTGGTACGATAACGAGTGGGGCTATAGCCAGCGGGTTCTGGATTTGGCAGAGCACATGGCCGCCCACTGGGCTTAG